The Anopheles moucheti chromosome 3, idAnoMoucSN_F20_07, whole genome shotgun sequence genome contains the following window.
GTCCGTAAAAACATTCGCAACAGCCATCGGGTGCGGGTGTTCGGAAAACGAGTTCCTGCACGAGTTCACCACTCACGTAACCAcaattgtatttgttttagcAACCATTTTCACCCCCCAAACCCTCCAAAGCGAAGGTGCAACAAacgtttggtttatttttaacattcaCAGCTCCCGAAGGCGGCATGGACGAAAGGTGCCATAAATGGGATGGTAATGGAATTCGATTTATTTCAATCATCGATCCGAGAAGCGTGCAATGCAATAAATTTTTTCACCAACAACCGATCTTTACAAGCTCGATGTTGACTTTGGTGCCCGGTTGTGGTGTATTCGAAAAACCCGTAGCTGTGGTGTGATGAAAGTTTTTCGGGAGATTAACAGGCGAAAGCTTTATGCGATACAAATCTTCTCCGGTAATGGAGCGCAACCGTTTTCTTCTAGCCCAATACCGTACGGGTGATGCTGTAAATGTGTGCAAATGTGTGCAAATGCGATGAAAAGGGGAGAAAGAATGGGAAAACAAGCGagcttttcaattttcttccccACTCAGTGTGCAAAATGCGATCCTGCGGACGccccgatggagacgcctggtggcggTTGGTTGGTGGCGAGAATTTAATTCTCTTTCGCCGTTGGTACGGGTTTCGTGTAGTTGGCAGGAAACCAGAATCCGGCTGAACGGTGGCTACAGTAATGCCCAGTGGTGTAATGCAGCTAAATTGAAGTTTGCTACAAATTCTCCTCCCCATACTGATGGTTTGTACCACCGTCCAGATCTTCAAGAGGGAGCACCGATGCAACCTGGAAGATTGGTCCGGCTGCACATGAAGGCATGTCAGgaggaaaaatagaaaattttccAGTACAGCTGTTTCGTTAACACTTGCAGGTTCGACTCTTGAAACAAAGGACGTTTGGAATAGCCCAACAAAGTGGTGTCTTCACCTCGTCCTTGTTAAAGCTCCACTACAATATCTTTAATCGCTCGCCGTGAACTTCAGGTTCAATTTTCTTCGGAATGCTAATACGATTCACTGCACACTTCGGGGCCACACTTTCTCGCTTCCCGTCCAGACCCGTTAATGTTTGCTAATGTGTTGCCCTCTCTCCCCTCCCGAAAGGACACTTTCGCTATGCGCGAGCTCATTTTTAGCTCATCATCCGAATGGCAAACGAAGGTCATAAAATGCTGTGCTAGCACGCGTACTCCCCAACGGGAGACAGCAGTTTGTCTTTTGGTGCTATTTTCGGAAAGTGCCGCGAGAATTTCGATAATGGCATTGGTGATGGTTTCACTTCGGCCGCCACGGGTTCCCGTACGAGTGCGGGGTTTGTTGATTCGTTGTGCCGAAATATTCTTGGGCAGCTGCCAACGGCAAAGGACACACGGCAAAGGAATCGCGCATCAGTATGTACGGTTGGTTGCGAAACCAGGAGATTAGGAGATGGCCTTGTTGGGTAAGAATAGCAACCCGGCGGTCAATTTGGACCTGCGGCGCACATAACGACCACGCGCGAGTGCTTTTCCCGGGCGGGAAGAAAGTGGATGAGATGAGCGGTTTAATGGTCTTGGCCCTTGGTGAAAGTACCCATCCGAGTGGGGGAGAGCAAGGCAGCGTGCAAAAAATGCGGCCCGAGCTTATTCGCTTCGATGACTCTTCTAATGGAGTTTGTAGCGCAGCTGGCACTATTGTTCGGTGGGTAGACATTATGATCCTGATGAGGTTAGTTTACCAATATGCCATAATCAGCCATCCTGGTAGCAACCATCCAATGGTCTACCTTTCCCAAAGGGCACAAGGTGTCATCATCAGCGGTTATTTTGGGGATGCGCCATTGGAAGGAATTATTTATCCTGTCAATAATGGCGCATACTGCAATACACGCGCCATAATCGTCCCTTACTGTTCCGAATGGTGATTGCCCACCAACCAGCTGTGGTTAGTTATGTTGTGCATGATGCAAAACGACAGCAAATGGCACAGGTTCAATCAAAACGCCATATCATCGGTTGCTCACGCTGCTCATAAACAGCTCAATAAgttacaacacaaaaaaccgCAGCGCACATCACtcacaattcaattcaattacccAAATTGGAGCAAAAGGCgtacgaacaaacaaaccactcCGGCCGACGGCAGATCGAGATTCGTCACGCTACGCATCGCCCCCCAATCCGGCCACTTAACGTGCAAAGTTGCGATTGATTCGCACGAAACAGCACCCAATATAAAGCTTCCCTATCCACGCCAGCATACACGGCATGTCGATGGCAATCAGTTCCATCACGCAAAAACCTGCAAAGTGTGCCTGCTTGTGTGGCTGTGATGATTGgctgtcgatcgatcgattgaagcAAACAATGGCTGCACGTGTGGGTGAATCTTCGCGGCACAAAGATTTGCATTTAGTGTCCCTGTGTGGGGgagagggtttttttcccgTTCTTCGATCCCAACCCAAAATATCCACCTTCACATTTTTAGGTGAATTtcgtgaaaaaaagaaaataacgtCAGTAGGCCGGAAAACTTAGGCGGGATAAAGGAACCGAATGGAACACCGTGTTTGCCTCTAATACACCGTTCGAGCATGACAAAAGCCCACACCGTTCCCGGCACGGAATGCATGGAACACGGCACGCTACACGCCGAAGGTCGCTTTATAATCCCCTTTTGAAGCTTCAAAGCTCAAAGCTTCCTTTTTTGGGGGTGAAAGAAGCGAATAGGTGCCGTTACTGTAATAGCCGAaactcgtgtgtgtgtgtgccgtaaTCCTCGTACGCTCGTTTGGTAATCCTTTTATTACtgcccaaacacacacacacacaccctttcTTATATTCATTGCATTTTTGAGTTTGACGAAATGGGGGAGAATATAAGTGTACGACACACAGAAACGTATTGGAAGATCGACAGTCACCTAGTAGGCGGATTTTTATCCGTAGCTTGAAGTCTCCAAGGCTTTAAACGAAAATTTGAAACTAATCTATTCTCAAGGGCAAAGAATTCGTCTTGAAGCGACGAATCAAGTGAAAGCTTTCGTATACACTCTCGATCTTACAGGGGTTTTCGAATTCTTCTGCCAGAATTGGAGCCTATTTTGGAGTAGGTTCAAATTGAACTGCAAAATGTGCAAAGTTAGCTCTGGAATTTTTAACAaggaaaatcattttcaacTAGAGCTGAATCCAAAAATTcgattttgcaatttttgaacaccaaaaaaccctgcaaaaagtaccaaaaaaacatgatCATTCGTACCACTGTGCACTGTCATCGTGCAATGACGAAAAAggaattccattccattcgcgAGTATACTCCATTTTCCACGTCTATTCAATCGGTCACTGGAGCATGTGCAAATGGCGAAGCGAAAAGGCATTCCTGTTCCTTCTGTCGCTTTAAATTTGATCAGCAATTTTTCATGACTCTTGCTATGTAGTAATACTACCAACCGCAGCTATTCGGTTAAATAAAAACTGACAGACAGTAACAAATGATAAATTGTGtaacatgaaaagaaaacggaaagcaagaacattttttttctcgcgcaAAAGACGGAAGAAGAATTCCGTTGGCAGAACCGGGGGTTTACCGATTACCATTTAGACGAGCGAATCGGAATCAATGACATTAATGCTAATGATACGATTTTGATGTCCTGGGACCGCCCAccggaaaggaaggaaaagaatcGAACAGGAAATGGGGAGGGAAAAATATGAGTTTTCCTTCACATCAAACACGGTGAACTATTTGAACCGTTGCGTGAATTTAATTATCAACCTTCTGCTTTGCCACTGCCAAAAGTTCCCGAATTTTTGGGTAACTCCAGTAACGAAGAACACCGTAAAGAGCAAACCTGCCCACGCATTCAAATGGCGTGGCTCAGTTTGTTttatccgaaaaaaaaaaacggtgaaaaTGAGAACAGGAAAAACGGGTGGAGATAGATTCGTAATCAAAAATCATACAACAAACCCGCCCGGGGCTTTTGCTGTTGtctgttcccttttttccggCCGCGTTAAATTAATGCCTTGACCAAACATTTCGCAGGGGTTTGCTGGTTTGCATTTGGACACGTTCGGGCCCCACGTTCGGGGGCCTCGGTGTGGTTTTCATGCGATTGGGTggatatttttcttctgctttcgaTATTtcgacagcagcaaaaaaacgagCCCGAAAGCTTACTTTACGCGCCGGTGCGTTTAATCCACTCATCGTTTGCAACGCGAGCACGACTAAATATTTGAGGATTTTCATTTAACGATTGCACTACTTTTTGGTCGTTTTTTGTCAAATTATTCGTTTTCCGATCGTTCGATTTGAGCATTAAATGTATTGatattgcttttttgtgtgtgtttctctcTTCTACTCGCAAGTTTCAATTCTGTAGAATTGttcaaaaaaaatacatcaacaTTACACACAAGTGCATCAATAAAGCTCAAGCAAAACTATTGCATCAAAGTGATGTCCTTGGCAGGATTCTTTTGAAAGTCGACCTAAAATTGAACGCGAACTTCAAGCTTTGATAAGTTTTTAAGTTTCCCTTGCGGTGAGGTACATCGCGAATGAAATTCAGCAGGAATGTTGAAGGTGCTTGAAGAAACCTCTTTACAGGAATGATTCATCTCATCATCAACTTGAAACTACttccgaaaaaaagaagagtttcgaaaatagaaacaaaattgACAGCTTTATTTATTGCACACTTTAAAACTGGGCTAAGTAGTTTAGGTACAAAGGGTTGTAAAAAATGGTACGCAGGTGTACCGTTCGACAAAAGGATCTTCACTGACAGGCTTAGATGGCATCCCAAAACCGTACTAATTACTTACAGTTCGTAAAATGTGTTCAGGCACGAAACTGTCCACCGAAGTTCTTGTTTCCATTTGACAATTTAAGCCTTTTCTTTTCGATGTCATTGCTTTCATACCCTTGCAATGCACTGATTGCACAACATTGTCCAGGAACGGTAAGCTTCGGCTAAATGCTTGACCGTCAAACTTTGTCAATTAGCGTGCCGGAGCGGTTGTTGAACAATCCttccatttctaaatgaacaaaTCGCTTTGAAAGTTTCTTCTTGGTGGTAACAAATTTCATCAAGACGCTATTTCTGTGTTTCTGCCTTCCTGGTAGGAACCTATCTTCAACAGTAATCTGTAATCGATAGCGAATGCTGATAGTGGTGAAacgcttttttgttgcgaCTTCTTCAATAATACCGACCGATTTGCTTCTGTTGCACGAATTTCTTGGGAAAACTCTTccacaattgtttttttctccatttttatCTCCCGACCATATGCTGAATTTGGACTTCCAGCACTTGTTCTGATTCTTGAAAATTACTGTTCACTTTCAATTATGGTTCCATTGTACTGCCAGAAGCATCAAGCGATCAAGCACAGACCGTGTCGCAAGTGGCAGGTGTGGTAAATTTCATGGCCACCTTTTTTGTGGAGCACTCTGGAATTCGTTGGCTTCCAGGTGGAATGGATGCCTTTTGTTCCACGAATCCATTGAATTCGGTTGGTTTCCGAAAGCCAAACGTAGCAAAACTGATATCAGcagcacgtgtgtgtgttgctggtGTAATCAATGACAGTTTTTGAGCTGAAGGTGAAAAATATAGAACAGGAAAATCATAAACAACGGGATTCAGTGGAGTGTAAAGCTGACTTGGTGCCCTTTCGATATTCCAGCTTCATCGGGCAGTAACAATCAACCAGGACGATTCTATCTACCTTTACGCAACAAAGAAAGGCTTCGCATGTACGCTTGATTCCCTTAGAAgaataattattttccaatgattttttttctttcttacttCACCTTAAAATTGATGCACACTGAGAAAAGCTTTCTGATcgtgaaatttaatttccccAAACCACCAACCCTTAGTGCGAAAAATGCCCTTCCTTTCAAAACCGCACAAACAGGTAGAAAGTTCCGTGGGAAAAAATACCACACCAAGTGCCAATttccttgaaaaaaaaaaaaaaaaacggtgccaTTTTCATCGACATTTAAACCTCAATCACTTGAAATGAATCTgagcaaaaagggaaaacaacaacaaagctcGCGCAAAATTAAAAGCTATAACATTGTCACCACCATTAAAGTGCCCCCCGAAAGATACACATCCGTCCCCCATTGTTTAACCTTTTACTTTCATTAAGTTTTCATTCATtatgttttctctttctctctctctctctctctctctctctctctctctctcacacgaCCATTTTCCCGTGTTCGATGTTTTTGACATTTACATTCCACAATGTAAACAACCCCTGCGCCACCCGACCCAACGTATTCAACAGGTATTCGTTGTTCTGGCCGCCGTCGCCGTCGGTGTCAACTCGGTCGCGATCGGAGTCGCTGCCCCGGCCGCTCTGGTAAAGGTAAGCCAAAGTAAACCGTCCCTTCTGCATCCCATTGGCCGTCCGGGCCTACGGCTGTTCCGTCTGCTCACCACCAGCGACAGAGAATTTCACcaatgtttcgtttgttggtttggaaagtttttaattaatttataccACCTTTTGCTGCTCAAGATGTGCTGCTTCACAGCACAGCGTTCTACCTTCGAAGCATTCGTTTAATGAGATAATCACAGAAAACGCCGATCGATTTAAAGGATCGTGATTGCTTTAATGGACTTATAATTAGTGAATTGAAATCTTCTTAGCATTTCGATGGAAGCGAGTGAGTTTGGAGCGTTAAGTTGTGATTAATAAGGAATGAGATTACTTGAGCTTGTGAGCTTAGGGTCAATAGGGGTTGAAGTGTTTTTCCAGAAATTACCAATTTAATAACACGAAGAAAATTTAATGTTTCCTCTAGAATACCATCTTAATGTAAATCaagattttaaaaataatttccacaCTAAAACGAAGTTCATTTTAATAACTTCAAACCTAGTATAAACTCCACGCAAAGCATGTTCCCAAGAATCTTCTCACCTTCCCTCATTGGGAACCCCTTTTGAGTCATCCTTTTGGTCCTTGTCTGTAACACCCATGCCCACTCTAGAGCCCACAGTCAAGTGTGGGGTTTTATGAAAGAAGTCCTTATCGGTTGGTTCGTTGTCCGCAATGGCGCTTTCCACTTCCAGACGGAGGAGTACGATGCTCACCCACAGTACAGCTTCAGCTACGACGTCCAGGACTCGCTGACCGGCGACaacaagcagcagcacgaAACCCGCGATGGCGATGTTGTGCAGGGTCAGGTAAGTTCAATCTCAACATTGTGCAGCGCGACGCCATCAAGTCCACTTTAAAAATTCCCCAACCCTTGCAGTACTCGCTCGTTGAGCCTGATGGTACTCGTCGTACCGTCGACTACACGGCCGATCCGGTGAACGGATTCAACGCCGTCGTCAGCAAGACTGCCGATGCCGCCGTCGTTAAGACCGTTGCCGCTGCCCCGGTTGCCCATCCGGTGGTGGCCTACCATGCCCCGAGCGTTGCCGTTGCCCACGCTCCGGCCGTCGCCGTTGCACACGCCCCGTTGGCTTACCATGCGCCCGCTGCCACCACCTACGTTTCGCACGCTCCGGTCCTGTCGCACGCTCCCGTCCTTTCGCACGCTCCCGTCTACTCGCACGCCCCGGTCTACTCGCACGCGCCCGTTCTTTCGCACGCCGTCTACCACCACTAAGCGATAAATGACGCGCCAAGGACACCGCGGGGATAGATAATGGATGTCGCAACGATAAGGACACGATGCTGACTTCGACTCAGGCCAtatacgcacacacgcacacatacacgcacacacgtaaTCTAGAGGGGGTGGCGCATCACCGTAGCGGTACGCCCGCCCGAACGAATCGTACTCGATTGACTCAgatttgttctgtttgattAGCTGTTAGATTAATGCGATTTTTGACGAACAGTATTACGTACTTTGTTTCCTTTCGTATACTATCCATCTCCTAAATGTTCTCTACCTTTCTTCTccagtttttcttctttcattgTATGATTTTAACGAATTTATAATTTACTCTTCCTGTTCTGTTCGAAGCGTGCCTCTCGGCCACGTAACAGTAGAGGGAGGGCACGTGACACGAGATTACTATTGCGAGGAAATAAAGTATTATGTTCTACCCTTGTTATGTTTAATCGAATAACGTACAAGGAAAATTAAGAAGTGAAGCGTTGTGTGGTTAGTAATGATGACAATGAAAAGGATCACTAAACTAGAGATGAGCATCCCCGTCAAGAATTTCCCATTAAAAAAGCATTATCCTTCTGGTACTGGATAAAAACAGGCAGTTTCCGAGATacactattatagcggaccgctatatcGCGGTAAATCTCGAACTTCCACTCCACCGAAGTCGAATCTGGGAGTAAAATCGTGTATACTTCAAAGTTCCATAGGTGACTTCCTTTTCTGCATTAAATTTATGCAGCAAATCAGGCGACTTTTGGAAGGAATACATTTACACAAATGAAATACAAATGTATTTTACAAAGGAGGGTATTTCCGGacaattttccatcttttgtGCTTAGATGTTGTACATTAAACTAACCTAGCATTGGTATTACATTGGTATTATCGGATACGAGATAGAAAATAAGAAGACATGTTGACTTAGACAACCAAATTAGTAGGGAGTATACCAAATATACCAAGAAACTAAATGAATACACCAGATTAGCAAGGATCGTTAATTAGTATATAAAATAGAAGTTATACCAAACTAGTAGACAGTATACCAAAATAGTATATAAAATTAACAGACGACACACTGAACTATTCTATCAATATGTTGGACAGTATACTTAAATACTATGCGGGCACTTATTATACAGTGTACAGTCCTGGTACCATATCAGACGACGGTTTACTAAAATAGTATACAAAAATAACTGTtgtaaatgcgtttgttttgataacgcttacgccctacaacagccgtctgctgttgtAGAGCTTCGAGAGCAGAAACGACGGTTGGACAGTGCCCACCATTATTATAGCGGCGGTTGCGATGGCACCCtgggaaaaagggataaatagagccgaaggacgcgccctcggtctcttttaaccgcgactgtttgccgaaataaaccactaattttgtgattcttcTGTAAACTAAAGATATCGACTAAATATCGAAAGTGACGAGACCTCCGGAGCTTCTATTGCTTCTTTTGGTTCAGAAAACTATCCCTACAATCGTATGGGTCTTATATACTTACATCTTCAATATCCCTTCCAGCATATCTTTTAATGCACTCTGATATATAAGTAATTTTCACCATACAAGATTGCCAGACAAATTATAAGTACTTCAAGAGAAACACATCACATAAATGAAACCTTTCTCTACCAACCACCAAAGAAAGCACATTACAAAAGAAAGACAATGTTGTTTAACAGCATTTGCAATTTGTCGGAAAAACGATCATAAAACCAAAGTTAAAGTACAATGTCAGCAATACCGGACGACACGATGTATCATCGTTATTGGTTCGATAGACTTTCTTTCCGGCGCGTTCATACTTTCTTGCGCACACCGGTGGTACAGCGCATTACAAAGATACTAAAACTTTAATGTCCTTAATCTCGGTCTATCCCTTGATACTTTCCTCAAACAACAAGTTTCTTCTTCCTGTGCTCGCCTTAATACATCCCGGTTTCCTGTATCGGTTTGTTTGGGGCTTTGTCTCCCGCTGCGCTATCGCCGAACCAAACCGAGGAAAGTATTACTGCAACAAAATTGCATTTCCGCCCGGTGCACGCTCTGCAGCGGGCAGATCGAGAAAAGAAGTGCTATACAATCCAAAGGGAAAATCttttatgtattttggttGGGGTTTTGCTTGCTGTGTTGCAGTTTTTTCAAGTTTCACTCGCCCATGGAAGTAACGACCAAATCGTGCTCATTCGTAAATGAAGCTATAGAAACGCGGATGCCTCCCACCCGAAGGAGGCACAACCGAAACCTCAGATTCAGGCAGgattttaaaactattttacaATTATCTCCCACTACACATTACGCTCGGGGGACTTGTTCGCAGCGCTATCGAGACTAAAAGGAGGGTCGTAAACTTGTTTAGTGGCCCATAATACCACTCTTTAATATCCTCTGCGGAGCTTATGCACACGTAGAA
Protein-coding sequences here:
- the LOC128305737 gene encoding larval cuticle protein A2B-like; translation: MFAKVFVVLAAVAVGVNSVAIGVAAPAALVKTEEYDAHPQYSFSYDVQDSLTGDNKQQHETRDGDVVQGQYSLVEPDGTRRTVDYTADPVNGFNAVVSKTADAAVVKTVAAAPVAHPVVAYHAPSVAVAHAPAVAVAHAPLAYHAPAATTYVSHAPVLSHAPVLSHAPVYSHAPVYSHAPVLSHAVYHH